The Cryomorphaceae bacterium 1068 region AGTTCAGAGCTTCAGGATCTGTACATCCGTATATTTCCTGTGGGTCTCCGCAGCCTTCTTCATTCACTCCAAAGTTGAATTGAAAGCTTTCATCTGCTCCTGAGAACTCGCCCGAGGCGAGAACCTCATTGAACATTATAATATTGTAGATCCCATTCCAGTCGGGAGATACATTGTAGATAGCAAAAGTGTAGCAGCCCGTTTCCAAGCATAAGTTGTATTGCGGAGCCCAATTGTAGAAGTAATCACTGGCCACTTGTTCGCCAAATTGGTTTAAAATAACCCAATTCATAAAAGTGAAAGAGCTATCGTCAGGCGCTCCGTCTAAGAAGTCGAATCCCAGATAAACCTCAGTGCAAGCATATTGGCAAGATCCGTCATCAATGGTAGCTTCAGGGGAGTAGTTTATTGCAAGAGGGTCGGTACAACCGAAAACCTCTTCTTCGCACCCTTCTGTATTCACCCCGAAAGCTACAGATCCGAACTCTCCATCGGCCAGCGTTCCCGAAGCTAAAATATTGTTGTTTAAGATGACTTGAAAAGAACCTCCATTCCATCCGTCACCGAAAGAATCGAAGAGTTCGAAGGTGTAGCAACCGTTTTCAAGACAAGTCGATTCAGTGATGGTTGAATAGTTCGGGTAATCCCCAGACCCGGCAACTTCATCGCCTTCTTCATTTCTGATGTTCCAAGAAATTTCATAGCCCCAGTTTTCCGTGAAAACTACCACCATTACTTCATTGTTCTCGCACTCGAAGTACTCACAACTTCCGTCATCTTCGGTGGCATCCGGATTGTAATTCAGAGCTTCGGGATCGGTACATCCGAGAACTACTTCTTCACATCCTTCTGCATTCACGCCAAAAGGAACTGACCCGAATTCTCCATCTTCCAGTGTTCCTGAAACCAGGGTATTTCCGTTCAGGATGAGTTCAAAAGTACCATCGTTCCATCCGTCGCCAAATGAATCGAAAAGCTCGAAGGTATAGCATCCGTCTTCCAGGCAAGCCAATTCAGTTATGGTCGAATAACTAGGGTAATCTCCTGATCCGGCAACTTCATCGCCTTCATCGTTTCTGATATTCCAAGAAATCTCGTATCCCCAGTTTTGAGTATTAATCAAAACGATGACCTCGTTGTTTTCACATTCAAAGTACTCACATGAGCCATCGTCAATGGTTGCAGATGGATTGTAGTTAAGTGCCGTTGGGTCAGTACAGCCTTCAATATCAACAGGTTCACCGCATTCGGTATTGTTCACTCCAAATTGAACGGTAAATTGATTTGAAGAACCATCAAACTCGCCGAAATATTCGCTTTGGTCAAGTATGAAGATGCTGTAAATACCAGCCCAATCAGGGTCAATATTATAGATGTTAAGTGAATAACAGCCATCTCCCAGGCATAGATCATACTGAGGAGCCCAGTTGTAAAAGAAACCGTCTTCAACTATTTCACCGAAATCATTTGTAATGGTCCAAGACATAAACGAACTATCCTGTGGTGCTCCACCGAAAAAATCGAAGCCCAGGTAAACCTCTGTACAATCGTATATGCAGGAACCATCATCTACCGTGGCATCCGGATTAAAGTTAGCGGCACTTGGATCAGTACAACCGAATAGTGGTTCTGCACAAGGGTTGGTCACCTCGTATTCAAGAAAACAAGTTCCTGCATCGCCATTCCATCCATCTACCATGAGAAGGTAAGTGGCATTCGTGTCAAGCTCTCCACATGAAAATTCGAATGCTGATAGCAATCCTTCGCCCGAATTTCCGTCGCAATATATCATCTCGCCGCCGCATTCTGTAAAGAGCCCGAATTGGGTGTCTGTGAGCGTCCACGATCCATCACCTATGGCTTCTATACTTATTTGAGCGGGTGTGGCAGGAGTGGTAAATGTAAACCATAAGCTGCTTTGTTCTCCTTCGCCTGAACCAAAGTTCCAGCACTCTCCAAAAATTCCTTCATTTTGAGTTGCGAATGAATTGTCAATTAAAATTGTTCCTTGCTCTAAAGGCTGCGCTCCT contains the following coding sequences:
- a CDS encoding T9SS type A sorting domain-containing protein, with product MKSYLIAICCLFSATLFSQNPGVIVQIDLFNPPQEPVIATVDFIGSTETESYTVFLNDGLFSTFYFDPQITWGEGLVHIEDCNGDSLFDSFANIDSTGYYYTSFFYCESDSILGCTDPSALNFNSFATIDDGSCIYTGPENDLCSGAQPLEQGTILIDNSFATQNEGIFGECWNFGSGEGEQSSLWFTFTTPATPAQISIEAIGDGSWTLTDTQFGLFTECGGEMIYCDGNSGEGLLSAFEFSCGELDTNATYLLMVDGWNGDAGTCFLEYEVTNPCAEPLFGCTDPSAANFNPDATVDDGSCIYDCTEVYLGFDFFGGAPQDSSFMSWTITNDFGEIVEDGFFYNWAPQYDLCLGDGCYSLNIYNIDPDWAGIYSIFILDQSEYFGEFDGSSNQFTVQFGVNNTECGEPVDIEGCTDPTALNYNPSATIDDGSCEYFECENNEVIVLINTQNWGYEISWNIRNDEGDEVAGSGDYPSYSTITELACLEDGCYTFELFDSFGDGWNDGTFELILNGNTLVSGTLEDGEFGSVPFGVNAEGCEEVVLGCTDPEALNYNPDATEDDGSCEYFECENNEVMVVVFTENWGYEISWNIRNEEGDEVAGSGDYPNYSTITESTCLENGCYTFELFDSFGDGWNGGSFQVILNNNILASGTLADGEFGSVAFGVNTEGCEEEVFGCTDPLAINYSPEATIDDGSCQYACTEVYLGFDFLDGAPDDSSFTFMNWVILNQFGEQVASDYFYNWAPQYNLCLETGCYTFAIYNVSPDWNGIYNIIMFNEVLASGEFSGADESFQFNFGVNEEGCGDPQEIYGCTDPEALNYNPAATVDDGSCEYEFECGISFDVIADSTGENTFYIIPSDNIVNASSVLWDFGDGGTSNEYYPTHIYEDDGPYVLCLFVTFGDSIGNLCQISYCEVLDGSALGGSGVLSGGFNINVIQPGTLSDNIDFAEKEIAVYPNPTNDLTTISYQSDRSEELTLRVTDLTGKVLKQRVLSSSIGQQKIQVDLSEFPQGIYLIGLEQKGSSSYAKVVRR